Proteins from a genomic interval of Halomonas alkaliantarctica:
- a CDS encoding metal ABC transporter solute-binding protein, Zn/Mn family, with the protein MAAKYAVALLSLLPLSSLAAADEAPLNVVTTIGMIADVAREVGGECVNVQAMMGPGIDPHLYQASAGDVATLRAAEQILYSGYSLEGQLGSVLENFSERTPTLAVAPSSIDTASLITAQDVYGIDPHLWMDVSLWAQTLPTLSATFSEARPACATAIAANTQRYQAQLQALHEWVIASIASIPEKQRILVTAHDAFNYYGRAYGIDVEGIQGISTETETGIADIRSMTNSVVERQVPAVFVESTINPRTIQAVIDAARQQGHEIVIGGELYSDAMGDNGTVDGTYMGMIYRNTEHIVEALGGSLAPLPSELDDWASQWQLTR; encoded by the coding sequence ATGGCCGCAAAATATGCCGTTGCTCTGCTTAGCCTACTGCCGTTAAGCAGTCTCGCCGCCGCTGATGAAGCCCCACTTAATGTGGTGACAACCATAGGCATGATCGCCGACGTTGCCCGAGAAGTGGGCGGCGAATGCGTTAATGTTCAAGCTATGATGGGCCCCGGCATCGACCCCCACCTGTATCAGGCGAGTGCCGGTGACGTGGCCACCCTACGTGCCGCCGAGCAAATCCTCTATTCAGGCTATTCGCTGGAGGGCCAGCTAGGCTCGGTACTGGAGAATTTTTCTGAGCGCACGCCGACCCTGGCCGTTGCACCGTCGTCGATCGATACTGCCTCTCTGATTACCGCTCAGGATGTTTACGGCATCGACCCGCACCTGTGGATGGATGTCTCACTGTGGGCACAAACCCTGCCGACACTCAGTGCAACATTCAGCGAGGCACGGCCTGCCTGCGCCACCGCTATCGCCGCCAATACCCAACGCTACCAGGCCCAGCTACAGGCGCTGCATGAATGGGTGATAGCGAGTATTGCGAGCATCCCCGAAAAGCAACGCATTCTGGTCACCGCTCATGACGCGTTCAACTACTACGGCCGCGCCTACGGGATCGACGTTGAAGGCATTCAAGGGATCAGTACCGAAACGGAAACGGGCATTGCCGATATTCGCAGTATGACCAATAGCGTAGTAGAGCGTCAGGTTCCGGCGGTGTTTGTCGAGAGCACGATCAACCCGCGAACAATTCAGGCAGTGATCGATGCCGCGCGCCAACAAGGCCATGAAATAGTGATTGGCGGCGAACTCTACTCGGATGCCATGGGTGATAACGGCACGGTGGACGGCACCTACATGGGCATGATCTACCGCAACACCGAGCATATTGTTGAAGCCCTGGGCGGCTCATTAGCTCCCCTTCCCTCTGAACTAGATGACTGGGCGAGTCAGTGGCAACTCACTCGCTAA
- the urtC gene encoding urea ABC transporter permease subunit UrtC — MSLTTESSTNFWLTRPFSERSTQIFLGVLVAAMALVTLLHVAVPPENPLHIGAYTVNLFGKYLSYALLAVAVDLVWGYLGILSLGHGAFFAIGGYAMGMYLMRQIGDRGTYGHPVLPDFMVFLNWDSLPWFWHGFDMAWFAFAMVLLAPGLLALVFGFLAFRSRVTGVYLSIITQALTFALMLAFFRNEMGFGGNNGLTDFREIVGFDLRSDATRLGLFLATGVALALGFILCRAIVTSKLGRVSVATRDAEARTRFLGYRVERFQLFVFVVSAMLAGLAGALYVPQVGIINPSEFSPIFSIEIVLWVALGGRATLYGAVIGAILVNYAKTIFTGVMPDAWLFALGAMFVLVTVFLPKGVAGLFGYLKRRKREDHATHPDRQHTPEEASV, encoded by the coding sequence ATGTCACTAACGACCGAATCATCGACGAATTTTTGGCTAACACGCCCGTTCAGCGAACGCTCGACGCAGATATTTCTCGGCGTGCTGGTGGCCGCGATGGCACTGGTGACGCTGCTACACGTGGCGGTGCCGCCGGAAAACCCGCTACATATTGGCGCCTATACGGTCAACCTGTTCGGTAAATACCTAAGCTACGCGCTGCTGGCCGTGGCGGTGGATCTGGTGTGGGGCTATCTGGGAATTTTAAGCCTAGGCCACGGTGCGTTTTTTGCCATTGGCGGTTACGCCATGGGCATGTATTTGATGCGCCAAATAGGCGATCGTGGCACCTACGGCCACCCGGTACTGCCCGACTTTATGGTGTTTCTGAACTGGGACAGTCTGCCGTGGTTCTGGCACGGCTTTGATATGGCCTGGTTCGCTTTTGCCATGGTGCTGCTGGCGCCGGGGTTGCTGGCGTTAGTGTTTGGCTTCTTGGCGTTCCGCTCACGGGTTACCGGGGTGTATCTGTCGATCATTACCCAGGCGCTGACCTTTGCCTTGATGCTGGCCTTCTTCCGCAATGAGATGGGCTTCGGCGGCAATAACGGCCTGACCGATTTCCGTGAAATCGTTGGCTTCGATTTACGCAGCGATGCCACACGCTTAGGACTGTTCCTGGCCACAGGGGTGGCGCTGGCGCTAGGCTTTATTCTGTGTCGCGCGATTGTCACCAGTAAGCTGGGCCGGGTGAGCGTGGCCACCCGCGACGCCGAAGCGCGCACGCGTTTTCTCGGTTATCGGGTCGAACGCTTTCAGCTGTTTGTGTTTGTGGTCTCGGCGATGCTGGCGGGCTTGGCGGGGGCGCTTTACGTGCCACAAGTGGGGATTATCAACCCCAGCGAGTTCTCGCCGATTTTCTCCATCGAAATTGTATTGTGGGTTGCGCTGGGCGGTCGCGCCACGCTGTATGGCGCGGTGATAGGCGCCATTCTGGTCAACTACGCCAAAACCATCTTTACCGGCGTTATGCCCGATGCCTGGTTGTTTGCCCTGGGGGCGATGTTCGTGCTGGTCACGGTGTTTCTGCCCAAAGGTGTGGCGGGGCTGTTTGGCTACCTCAAGCGGCGTAAACGCGAGGATCACGCGACACATCCTGACCGTCAACACACACCCGAGGAGGCCTCCGTATGA
- a CDS encoding diguanylate cyclase, with protein sequence MRYKDKYQLVAEWQALQARTSVPIRQAVAALVDVHAVDFADRFYSVMLEDPHASLFLSNDQVKQRLNPSMQRWLKAMFTVEHADFEALVEQQEKVGQVHARIDIPINLVLNGARQLKQAFYEQINTAFKSHLSPGNASVYVSDHIDMAMEIMSHAYSVASDRNARTEEAYKLFSLTQSIGDERERQRSALLNWENELMFAVAAQQDIATLPRLSNSDFGLWYFHKACHAFEGAPEIVTISRHIQRVDREWLDALQHEDISQRLKALGEIRDAARTVLMLLDDVLERASGLDAGRDSLTRLLNRKFLSVVLSREIEIARHSEHSFALLMVDIDHFKSINDTHGHDAGDNVLQQVASILDRSTRGGDYVFRMGGEEFLIVLVNTDHDGCRLFAERLRQSVAKEPMLAAADTLLNVTISVGVTLHDGHPDYNNSLQRADKALYQAKRSGRNRVVVQ encoded by the coding sequence ATGCGCTATAAGGATAAATATCAGTTAGTGGCTGAATGGCAAGCGCTGCAAGCGCGTACCTCTGTGCCCATACGCCAAGCGGTAGCCGCGCTGGTGGATGTCCATGCCGTTGACTTTGCCGACCGCTTTTACAGCGTAATGTTGGAAGACCCACATGCTTCGCTGTTCCTCTCTAATGACCAAGTGAAGCAACGTTTAAACCCCTCTATGCAGCGTTGGCTGAAGGCCATGTTTACCGTCGAGCACGCCGATTTCGAAGCCCTGGTTGAACAGCAGGAAAAAGTGGGGCAGGTGCATGCCCGCATCGATATCCCCATCAACCTGGTGCTTAACGGGGCACGGCAACTCAAGCAGGCGTTTTATGAGCAGATCAACACCGCTTTTAAAAGCCATCTATCGCCAGGGAATGCCTCGGTGTACGTCTCCGACCATATCGATATGGCCATGGAAATCATGAGTCACGCCTATTCGGTGGCCAGTGACCGTAATGCGCGCACTGAAGAGGCATACAAGCTGTTTTCACTCACTCAGAGCATTGGCGACGAGCGTGAACGCCAGCGTTCGGCGCTGCTGAACTGGGAAAACGAACTGATGTTTGCCGTCGCCGCCCAGCAGGATATTGCCACGCTGCCGCGGTTATCCAATTCCGATTTTGGCTTGTGGTACTTCCATAAAGCGTGTCATGCGTTTGAGGGCGCACCGGAAATTGTCACTATCTCACGCCATATTCAGCGAGTGGATCGTGAGTGGCTGGATGCCCTGCAGCATGAGGATATTAGCCAACGGCTCAAGGCGCTGGGTGAGATTCGTGACGCCGCCCGTACGGTATTGATGCTGCTCGACGATGTATTGGAGCGTGCTTCCGGCCTAGATGCAGGACGCGACAGCTTGACCCGGTTGCTCAACCGCAAGTTTTTGTCAGTCGTGCTTAGCCGTGAAATTGAAATCGCTCGCCACTCGGAGCACAGCTTTGCGCTGTTGATGGTGGATATCGACCACTTTAAATCGATCAACGATACCCATGGGCACGATGCAGGCGACAATGTGCTTCAGCAGGTGGCGAGTATCCTGGACCGCTCAACCCGTGGCGGTGATTACGTGTTTCGTATGGGCGGCGAAGAGTTTTTGATTGTGCTGGTCAACACTGACCACGACGGTTGCCGCTTATTTGCTGAGCGTTTACGCCAATCAGTGGCTAAGGAGCCGATGCTTGCCGCCGCCGATACGCTGCTTAACGTGACGATTAGCGTGGGAGTCACGCTTCACGATGGCCACCCAGACTATAACAACTCCCTCCAGCGGGCTGACAAAGCCCTTTATCAAGCGAAGCGTAGCGGGCGAAATCGAGTTGTCGTGCAGTGA
- the urtE gene encoding urea ABC transporter ATP-binding subunit UrtE has translation MLAIEKLNQFYGESHTLWDLDLDVPTGQCTCVMGRNGVGKTTLLKAVMGEVAVKSGELRYASEEGEIQLTKKAVEARSRLGIGYVPQGRQIFPLLTVEENLRTGLAARSDGLKKIPERVYELFPVLKEMKNRRGGDLSGGQQQQLAIGRALVIEPKLLILDEPGEGIQPNIVAQIGQVIRQLINEDGLTVLLVEQKLPFARKYADRFVIMDRGRPVAKGEISELSNELIKQHLTV, from the coding sequence ATGCTAGCCATTGAAAAGCTCAACCAGTTCTACGGTGAAAGCCATACCCTGTGGGATTTGGATCTTGACGTGCCCACCGGGCAGTGTACCTGCGTAATGGGTCGCAACGGCGTGGGCAAAACCACGCTGCTGAAAGCCGTGATGGGCGAGGTAGCCGTCAAAAGTGGCGAGCTGCGCTACGCCAGCGAGGAAGGCGAGATCCAGCTGACGAAAAAAGCCGTTGAGGCGCGCTCTCGCTTGGGGATTGGCTACGTGCCCCAGGGGCGGCAGATATTTCCGCTGCTGACCGTGGAGGAGAACCTGCGCACCGGTCTAGCCGCCAGAAGCGATGGATTGAAAAAGATTCCCGAGCGGGTCTACGAGCTGTTCCCCGTGCTGAAAGAGATGAAAAACCGCCGCGGCGGTGATTTATCCGGCGGGCAACAGCAGCAGCTGGCGATTGGCCGTGCGCTGGTGATTGAGCCCAAACTGCTGATTCTGGACGAACCGGGGGAGGGCATTCAGCCCAATATTGTCGCCCAAATTGGCCAAGTGATTCGTCAGTTGATCAACGAAGACGGCCTAACGGTGCTACTGGTGGAGCAGAAGCTGCCCTTTGCCCGCAAGTACGCTGACCGCTTTGTGATCATGGATCGCGGTCGGCCGGTCGCCAAAGGGGAGATCAGTGAACTCTCCAATGAGCTGATTAAGCAGCATCTGACGGTTTAA
- the urtD gene encoding urea ABC transporter ATP-binding protein UrtD: MSLLQSLTQRDRVFDFMVPQTSPVDVRHGPILYMEDVTVSFDGFKAINNLNLTINDGELRCIIGPNGAGKTTMMDIITGKTRPNSGSVWFGSRHNLLHMNEPDIASLGIGRKFQKPTVFEALSVFENLELAMAADKRIFPTLTARMTGEIKDRIDEVLETIGLTVLRHQPAGILSHGQKQWLEIGMLLMQRPRLLLVDEPVAGMTEQEMEHTAELLTGLAGKQSVVVVEHDMGFVRSIARQVTVLHQGSVLAEGTMDQVSNDPKVIEVYLGADDEEAA; encoded by the coding sequence ATGAGTTTGCTGCAATCGCTGACCCAGCGTGACCGGGTGTTCGATTTTATGGTGCCCCAGACTTCGCCAGTGGATGTTCGCCACGGCCCGATCCTCTACATGGAAGATGTCACCGTCAGCTTCGATGGCTTTAAAGCGATCAATAATCTCAACCTGACCATCAACGACGGTGAGCTGCGCTGCATTATCGGTCCTAACGGGGCGGGTAAAACCACCATGATGGATATTATTACCGGCAAAACGCGACCCAATAGTGGCAGCGTATGGTTCGGTAGTCGCCATAACTTGCTGCACATGAACGAACCCGACATCGCCAGTCTGGGCATTGGCCGCAAGTTTCAAAAGCCCACCGTGTTTGAAGCGCTGTCGGTGTTTGAAAACCTGGAGCTAGCCATGGCCGCCGACAAGCGGATTTTCCCCACTCTGACCGCGCGCATGACGGGCGAGATCAAAGACCGCATCGATGAAGTGCTGGAAACCATCGGCCTGACGGTACTGCGTCATCAGCCCGCCGGGATTCTTTCCCACGGCCAGAAGCAGTGGCTGGAGATTGGTATGCTGTTGATGCAGCGTCCGCGTCTGCTGCTGGTGGACGAACCGGTGGCGGGCATGACCGAGCAGGAGATGGAGCACACCGCCGAACTGCTCACTGGGCTTGCCGGTAAACAATCGGTGGTCGTGGTGGAGCATGATATGGGCTTTGTGCGCTCCATTGCCCGCCAAGTAACCGTGCTACACCAGGGCAGCGTGCTGGCGGAAGGCACCATGGACCAAGTCTCCAACGACCCCAAAGTGATCGAGGTCTACCTGGGTGCCGATGACGAGGAGGCCGCCTGA
- a CDS encoding metal ABC transporter permease, with the protein MQWLDLLSDYTFQNVVIGASLLGLISGPLGCFAMLRRQSLLGDALSHAALPGVCLSFIITGSRDIGGIIIGALATGSLAALTMLLLTRHSRLKTDAAIGTCLSIFFASGIVLLTYIQGTNNASQGGLEAFLFGQAAATLRSDLWIMGAITLVTLVLLSVFWKQAKLVTFDAEYARTLGMPTTAIEAVLTAMVALAVVVGLQMVGVILMAAMIVAPAAAARQWSSHLGSMLVIAAGVGIVSGVSGATISTLSRGLATGPLIILTATAIVLVSLALAPGRGLLWGAIKHYRQKEALRRQQLLYAFYKHPRAAQRYRTTFGSRRMLGKLNRQGYLTRAADGDLGWTLTTQGQAAAKQVVATFEGVAS; encoded by the coding sequence ATGCAGTGGCTCGATCTTCTGTCTGATTATACGTTTCAAAATGTGGTGATAGGCGCCTCGCTGCTGGGCCTGATCAGCGGCCCCTTGGGCTGTTTTGCAATGCTCCGCCGCCAGAGTCTGCTGGGCGATGCGTTATCCCACGCAGCGCTCCCGGGGGTGTGCCTGAGTTTCATCATCACCGGCAGCCGCGATATCGGTGGGATTATTATTGGCGCGCTGGCCACCGGCTCGCTTGCCGCGCTGACGATGTTGCTTTTGACCCGCCATAGCCGCCTCAAAACGGATGCGGCTATTGGCACTTGTCTAAGCATCTTTTTTGCCTCGGGCATTGTGCTGTTGACCTATATACAGGGCACCAACAACGCCTCCCAGGGCGGCTTGGAGGCATTCCTGTTCGGTCAGGCCGCCGCAACGCTGCGCTCTGATCTATGGATAATGGGCGCGATTACGCTGGTTACCCTCGTGCTACTGAGCGTGTTCTGGAAACAAGCCAAGCTGGTGACGTTCGACGCCGAGTATGCGCGCACGCTCGGCATGCCCACCACCGCCATCGAGGCAGTGCTCACCGCGATGGTGGCATTGGCGGTCGTGGTCGGCCTGCAAATGGTCGGGGTCATCTTGATGGCGGCGATGATCGTGGCGCCAGCCGCCGCCGCGCGCCAGTGGAGCAGCCACCTGGGCAGCATGCTCGTCATTGCCGCAGGGGTGGGAATTGTAAGCGGTGTCTCGGGCGCCACCATTAGCACTCTATCCCGCGGTTTGGCGACCGGGCCGCTGATTATTCTCACCGCGACGGCAATCGTGCTCGTCTCACTGGCGCTAGCCCCTGGCCGGGGGCTGCTATGGGGCGCCATCAAGCACTACCGCCAAAAAGAGGCGCTCCGAAGACAGCAATTGCTCTACGCCTTTTATAAGCATCCTCGCGCCGCCCAGCGCTACCGCACGACGTTTGGCTCGCGCCGGATGCTGGGCAAACTCAACCGCCAAGGCTACCTCACCCGTGCCGCTGACGGTGACCTGGGATGGACACTAACGACCCAAGGCCAAGCGGCGGCCAAGCAGGTGGTGGCAACGTTTGAGGGGGTCGCGTCATGA
- a CDS encoding urease subunit gamma has translation MELTPRDKDKLLLFSAAQLAERRKARGLKLNYPEAVALISFEIMEGARDGRSVADLMSYGREILSREDVMDGVAEMVDEVQVEATFPDGTKLVTVHTPIN, from the coding sequence ATGGAATTAACCCCGAGAGACAAAGACAAGCTGCTGCTGTTCTCAGCCGCCCAGTTGGCGGAGCGCCGCAAGGCGCGTGGTTTAAAGCTTAATTACCCGGAAGCGGTGGCGCTGATCAGCTTCGAGATTATGGAAGGCGCCCGGGATGGCCGCAGCGTGGCGGACTTGATGAGCTATGGTCGCGAGATCCTTAGCCGTGAGGATGTGATGGACGGCGTCGCCGAGATGGTCGACGAAGTGCAGGTGGAAGCCACTTTCCCCGACGGCACCAAGCTGGTCACTGTCCACACACCCATCAACTAG
- a CDS encoding urease accessory protein UreD, producing the protein MILCELAKPRIASGHRFDAGRHWAASLALTFAHRDGATRMVQARHQGPLRVQRPFYPEGRGEACHVYVLHPPGGLVSGDALTISAHVESGAHALLTTPAANKLYKADSQGVAWTQHTRLSVEDNATLEWLPQETIAFDGSKGEQRTQIDLHGSARCLGWEVMALGRPASDLPYVSGRIEQHFRLTLDGKPLWLERQPLDPLHPRFVGRWGQGGATVQATLWAVGLADAPAAIEALREALPDNLRWAVTVRYGVLLLRYLGNSRNEAWALCEQAWQLLRPRWIKREAHTPRIWLT; encoded by the coding sequence ATGATCCTGTGCGAACTCGCCAAACCACGCATTGCCTCCGGCCACCGCTTCGATGCAGGCCGCCACTGGGCGGCCTCGTTAGCGCTCACCTTTGCCCATCGCGATGGCGCCACTCGCATGGTACAGGCGCGCCATCAGGGACCACTGCGGGTGCAGCGCCCTTTCTATCCCGAAGGGCGTGGTGAGGCTTGTCATGTTTATGTGCTTCACCCGCCGGGCGGGTTAGTCAGCGGCGATGCCCTCACCATTAGCGCTCATGTAGAGAGCGGTGCTCATGCGCTGCTGACGACCCCGGCTGCCAATAAACTCTATAAAGCCGACAGCCAGGGTGTGGCATGGACGCAGCACACTCGACTCAGCGTAGAAGATAACGCAACTCTGGAGTGGCTGCCCCAGGAGACCATCGCCTTTGATGGTTCCAAGGGCGAGCAGCGCACCCAAATTGATCTTCACGGCAGCGCCCGCTGCCTGGGCTGGGAAGTGATGGCACTGGGCCGCCCCGCCAGTGACTTACCCTATGTTTCTGGGCGCATTGAGCAGCACTTCCGTTTAACCCTGGATGGCAAGCCGCTGTGGCTAGAGCGTCAACCGTTAGACCCGTTGCACCCACGCTTTGTCGGGCGCTGGGGGCAAGGTGGTGCCACGGTGCAGGCCACGCTCTGGGCGGTGGGGCTTGCCGACGCGCCTGCGGCCATTGAAGCCTTGCGTGAAGCGCTGCCGGATAACCTGCGCTGGGCGGTTACCGTCCGCTACGGTGTTCTGCTGCTGCGCTATTTGGGCAACTCGCGCAACGAAGCCTGGGCATTATGCGAACAGGCCTGGCAACTGCTGCGCCCCCGGTGGATTAAGCGTGAAGCGCATACACCACGAATTTGGCTAACCTAA
- a CDS encoding metal ABC transporter permease, which yields MIAELLTNTALPIILVGAMVGIASSAVGTFLVLRGNSMLSDAISHSIVFGIVIVWLLTQQQSGPIQLVGAAFTGLLTVLLTEALANTKRVKQDAAIGLVFPALFSIGVLLLNVYAHDVHIDTHTVLLGEIGFVWLDTIDLWGLPVPQALLSMSVMTLLNYGFIGLFYKELKLATFDPALAKTFGFMPTILFYGLLMLTSSTAVAAFDAVGAVLFIAFAIVPASAAYLLTDRLWMMFIIGALISIASSISGYYLAVHLNVSIGGMMAVMTGVFLILAFLFGPRYGLATQLLKRRRDRQAPVEPPPSV from the coding sequence ATGATCGCGGAGTTACTGACCAACACGGCTCTGCCTATTATTCTGGTCGGTGCCATGGTGGGCATCGCCTCGTCGGCGGTAGGCACCTTTCTGGTACTGCGCGGCAACAGTATGCTCTCCGATGCCATTAGCCATTCGATCGTGTTTGGCATCGTCATCGTCTGGCTTTTGACCCAGCAGCAAAGTGGGCCCATCCAGCTGGTTGGCGCGGCATTCACCGGTCTTTTAACCGTACTGCTGACCGAAGCGCTGGCCAACACCAAGCGCGTTAAACAGGACGCGGCCATCGGGCTGGTGTTTCCTGCGCTCTTCTCAATAGGCGTGCTGTTGCTCAATGTCTACGCCCACGATGTGCATATCGACACCCACACCGTGCTGCTAGGCGAGATTGGCTTTGTCTGGCTGGACACGATCGACCTGTGGGGCTTACCCGTGCCCCAGGCGCTGCTCTCAATGAGTGTGATGACGCTGCTCAACTACGGCTTTATCGGGCTTTTTTACAAAGAGCTAAAGCTGGCCACGTTTGATCCGGCGCTGGCCAAGACCTTTGGCTTTATGCCCACGATTCTCTTCTATGGGCTGTTAATGCTGACCAGCTCCACCGCCGTGGCGGCCTTTGACGCGGTGGGCGCAGTGCTGTTTATCGCTTTTGCCATTGTCCCCGCCTCGGCAGCGTACCTGCTCACCGACCGCCTGTGGATGATGTTTATCATCGGCGCACTGATATCGATCGCCTCAAGTATTTCCGGCTACTACCTCGCCGTGCACCTGAACGTCTCTATCGGCGGCATGATGGCGGTGATGACCGGCGTGTTCCTGATCCTCGCCTTTCTGTTTGGCCCGCGCTATGGCCTCGCCACGCAGCTTCTCAAACGTCGCCGTGACCGCCAGGCGCCGGTGGAGCCTCCGCCCAGCGTTTGA
- a CDS encoding metal ABC transporter ATP-binding protein — protein MATHSLSPKVGTYNMAIPGSTETALSIKNLTVSYHNQPVLWDINVDVPTGVMAGIVGPNGAGKSTLIKSLLGLVPSLSGEVLVHGGPYAAQRKRVGYVPQRSSVDWDFPTTALDVVTMGLYGRLGWLRRPGRKERQESIEALEMVGMSDFANRQISQLSGGQQQRVFLARALVQQADVYFLDEPMAGVDATTERAIIDILRRLRDAGKTLIVVHHDLQTVRTYFDWLLLLNVRVIASGGAEEVFKIDHLRQAYGGQIALLGDSESPMFAAPKGK, from the coding sequence GTGGCAACTCACTCGCTAAGCCCTAAGGTAGGCACCTACAACATGGCAATCCCTGGCAGTACCGAGACAGCGCTGAGCATCAAAAACCTGACGGTGAGCTACCATAACCAACCCGTCCTTTGGGATATCAACGTCGATGTGCCTACCGGCGTCATGGCGGGCATCGTAGGCCCCAATGGCGCAGGCAAAAGCACCCTGATTAAAAGCCTGTTAGGGCTGGTGCCCTCGCTTTCCGGGGAGGTGCTGGTACACGGAGGGCCCTATGCCGCGCAGCGCAAGCGGGTGGGGTATGTGCCCCAGCGCTCAAGCGTCGACTGGGACTTTCCGACCACGGCGCTGGATGTCGTCACCATGGGACTCTATGGCCGCCTTGGCTGGTTACGGCGGCCGGGGCGCAAAGAGCGCCAGGAGTCAATAGAGGCCCTGGAGATGGTCGGTATGAGCGACTTTGCCAATCGCCAGATTAGCCAGCTCTCGGGCGGCCAGCAGCAGCGGGTGTTTCTCGCCCGCGCACTGGTCCAACAGGCCGATGTTTACTTTCTCGACGAGCCCATGGCCGGCGTAGACGCCACCACAGAACGGGCGATTATCGACATTCTGCGCCGCCTTCGCGACGCGGGCAAAACGTTGATTGTGGTCCACCATGACCTGCAAACCGTGCGCACTTACTTCGATTGGCTGCTACTGCTTAACGTGCGCGTGATTGCCAGCGGCGGCGCCGAAGAGGTTTTTAAGATCGATCACCTACGCCAGGCCTACGGCGGTCAGATAGCTCTACTGGGCGATAGCGAATCGCCAATGTTCGCTGCCCCGAAGGGGAAATAA
- a CDS encoding urease subunit beta, which translates to MIPGEYQLKEGDIELCVGRERISVEVANTGDRPIQIGSHYHFAEANPALVFDRSKTRGFRLDVAAGTAIRFEPGQTREVTLIPYVGKREIYGFRGDVMGALDGGKQ; encoded by the coding sequence ATGATTCCCGGTGAGTATCAGTTAAAAGAGGGTGATATCGAACTGTGCGTGGGGCGTGAGCGGATTAGCGTCGAGGTGGCCAACACCGGCGACCGCCCGATCCAGATTGGCTCCCACTACCACTTTGCCGAAGCCAACCCGGCGCTGGTGTTTGATCGCAGCAAAACCCGAGGCTTTCGCCTGGACGTGGCCGCAGGCACGGCGATTCGCTTTGAGCCCGGCCAGACCCGCGAAGTTACGTTGATTCCCTACGTCGGCAAGCGCGAAATTTACGGCTTTCGTGGTGATGTCATGGGTGCGCTCGACGGAGGTAAACAATGA